One window of Hymenobacter sp. BRD128 genomic DNA carries:
- a CDS encoding alpha-E domain-containing protein, which produces MLSRVADTIYWLGRYMERTQVMLQTIRIQYIASQDEPHYWGWQPLLLTYGDLSEKELARRAPHTPQVLYHLLFDRNNAASAYRNIVQGRENARAVQDHITKELWQTLNDYYHLIRHDALAHQTLGEDPVSGLDNLLQQSVLYVGTVQNTMPRDEGYIFLKLGKFLERALQTVDLLRLSQHLFEREPETGNHELRYLLYSLLGYELYVKTYQGQLDASSVLELILYNPDFPHSLLYSLGQLLRYCERLKDKSRPESYEQLRFLIGKARTTVAYSTLQAQQGGALGPFLGQVKGELLDITAALSTSYFN; this is translated from the coding sequence ATGCTTTCTCGCGTTGCCGATACTATCTACTGGCTGGGCCGCTACATGGAGCGCACCCAGGTCATGCTGCAAACTATTCGTATTCAGTATATTGCCTCGCAGGATGAGCCGCACTACTGGGGCTGGCAGCCGCTGCTGCTGACTTACGGCGACCTTAGCGAGAAGGAGCTGGCCAGGCGCGCCCCGCACACGCCGCAGGTACTCTACCACCTGCTGTTTGACCGCAATAACGCGGCCTCGGCCTACCGCAATATTGTGCAGGGCCGCGAGAATGCCCGCGCCGTGCAAGACCACATTACCAAGGAACTGTGGCAGACGCTGAATGACTACTACCACCTTATCCGGCACGATGCCCTGGCCCACCAAACGCTGGGCGAAGACCCGGTTTCAGGATTAGATAATCTATTGCAGCAAAGCGTATTGTACGTGGGTACGGTGCAAAATACCATGCCGCGCGATGAAGGGTACATCTTCCTCAAGCTGGGCAAGTTTCTGGAGCGCGCCCTGCAAACGGTGGACTTGCTGCGCCTCAGCCAGCACCTGTTTGAGCGCGAGCCTGAGACCGGCAACCACGAGCTGCGCTACCTGCTCTACAGCCTGCTAGGGTATGAATTGTACGTAAAAACCTACCAGGGCCAGCTCGACGCGAGCAGCGTGCTGGAGCTGATTTTGTACAATCCCGACTTCCCGCACTCGCTGCTCTATAGCCTGGGCCAGCTGCTGCGCTACTGCGAGCGCCTCAAAGACAAGAGCCGGCCCGAGAGCTACGAGCAGCTGCGCTTTCTCATCGGCAAGGCACGCACCACGGTGGCCTACAGCACCTTGCAGGCGCAGCAAGGCGGCGCACTAGGGCCGTTTCTGGGGCAGGTGAAAGGCGAGCTGCTCGACATTACGGCGGCGCTCAGCACGTCTTATTTCAATTGA
- a CDS encoding circularly permuted type 2 ATP-grasp protein has translation MSNPLLASYQNQPQVWDEMFRTEGVRAEYQHFVAAIADLAGAEMTRKDELAKKLFMSQGITFTVYSSGEGIEKIFPFDIIPRIISNSEWRRIEAGIKQRLKALNIFLKDIYHQQFIIKDGVVPAALVYSCPQFLREMVNVDVPHDVYTHVAGVDLIRDHDGEFYVLEDNLRTPSGVSYMLENRSITYRIFPDLLPKSNVLPVKDYPDLLYRNLLALADRQTSDPTVVLLSPGIYNSAYFEHSTLARLMGIQLVEGRDLLVHNHFVYMKTTRGLEKVDVIYRRVDDEFLDPLAFRPDSALGVPGLYWAYRKGNVAIVNAMGNGVADDKAVYCYVPDMIRYYLNEEPILKNVPTYQLEHPEHRELVFKDMDKMVIKRTNESGGYGMLIGSAATGQEMDDFRTAILADPRSFIAQPIISLSSTPCYIDGKLQPRRIDLRPFALCGPSGIDIVPGGLTRVALREGSLIVNSSQGGGSKDTWVLGA, from the coding sequence ATGTCTAATCCGCTGCTAGCTTCCTACCAAAATCAGCCCCAGGTGTGGGACGAGATGTTTCGGACCGAAGGCGTGCGAGCCGAGTACCAGCACTTTGTGGCCGCCATTGCGGACCTAGCGGGGGCCGAGATGACCCGCAAGGACGAATTGGCTAAGAAACTCTTTATGAGCCAGGGCATTACCTTCACTGTGTACAGCAGCGGTGAGGGCATCGAGAAGATATTTCCCTTCGATATTATTCCGCGCATCATCTCGAATAGCGAGTGGCGGCGCATTGAGGCGGGCATTAAGCAGCGGCTGAAGGCACTCAATATCTTTTTGAAAGACATTTACCATCAGCAGTTTATAATTAAGGATGGTGTGGTGCCGGCGGCGCTGGTGTACTCGTGCCCGCAGTTTTTGCGCGAGATGGTGAATGTGGATGTGCCGCACGACGTGTACACCCACGTGGCGGGCGTAGACCTGATTCGGGACCACGACGGCGAGTTTTACGTGCTCGAAGACAACCTGCGCACCCCCTCCGGCGTGTCGTATATGCTGGAGAACCGGAGCATTACCTACCGCATTTTCCCCGACCTGCTGCCCAAGAGCAACGTGCTACCGGTCAAGGACTACCCCGATTTGCTGTACCGCAACCTGCTGGCCCTGGCCGACCGCCAGACGAGCGACCCCACCGTGGTGCTGCTCTCGCCGGGCATCTACAACTCGGCTTATTTTGAGCACAGCACCCTAGCCCGCCTCATGGGCATTCAGCTGGTGGAGGGCCGCGACCTTCTTGTGCACAACCACTTTGTGTACATGAAAACCACGCGCGGCCTGGAGAAAGTGGATGTTATCTACCGCCGCGTCGATGACGAGTTTCTCGACCCGCTGGCCTTCCGGCCCGATAGTGCGCTCGGCGTGCCGGGACTGTACTGGGCCTACCGCAAGGGCAACGTGGCGATAGTAAACGCCATGGGCAACGGCGTGGCCGACGACAAGGCCGTGTATTGCTACGTGCCCGACATGATACGGTACTACCTCAATGAGGAGCCGATTCTGAAAAACGTGCCCACTTACCAGCTAGAGCACCCGGAGCACCGCGAGCTGGTTTTCAAGGACATGGATAAGATGGTAATCAAGCGCACCAACGAAAGCGGCGGCTACGGCATGCTCATCGGCAGCGCCGCTACCGGGCAGGAAATGGACGATTTCCGCACCGCCATTCTGGCCGACCCGCGCAGCTTCATCGCCCAGCCGATTATCAGCTTGTCGTCCACGCCGTGCTACATCGATGGCAAGTTGCAGCCGCGGCGCATCGACCTGCGGCCGTTTGCGCTGTGCGGGCCTAGCGGCATTGATATTGTGCCGGGCGGCCTCACGCGGGTGGCCCTGCGCGAGGGCTCGCTGATTGTGAACTCGTCGCAGGGTGGCGGCAGTAAAGATACTTGGGTGCTAGGCGCCTAA
- a CDS encoding putative zinc-binding metallopeptidase, whose protein sequence is MKLFTCTHCGQVLYFENSRCEKCQYPLGFEATRRQLLPLEALPEAHTFHLYGEPESPAYSYCANHEHGVCNWLVPSESTTSFCPACALNRTIPDLAHPGYLGRWRDLETAKHRLVYSLLCLHLPVVSKSVYPKEGLQFDFKADESSGQRVLTGHDNGLITINIAEADTIEREQARQSMNEVYRTLLGHFRHEVGHYYWDRLLADSPNLAGFRHLFGDEQLDYGEALKMHYAQGAPPDWPQHYISAYASSHPWEDWAETWAHYLHILDTLQTAHAFGLRLDPLDAAPSQGLRAAMQDPYQVADFGQIMAMWLPLTFAMNSLNRSMGQPDPYPFIISPAVADKLAFIHKVAGGRGGLAPAQQLSQ, encoded by the coding sequence GTGAAGCTTTTTACTTGCACCCACTGCGGCCAAGTGCTGTATTTTGAAAACAGCCGGTGTGAGAAATGCCAGTATCCGCTAGGGTTTGAGGCTACGCGGCGGCAACTGCTACCACTGGAAGCGCTGCCCGAGGCCCACACTTTCCACCTGTATGGCGAGCCGGAAAGCCCCGCTTATTCGTACTGCGCCAACCACGAGCACGGTGTATGCAACTGGCTGGTGCCCAGCGAAAGCACCACGTCGTTTTGCCCAGCCTGCGCCCTCAACCGCACCATTCCCGACCTGGCGCACCCCGGCTACCTGGGCCGCTGGCGCGACCTGGAAACGGCCAAGCACCGGCTCGTTTATAGCCTGCTGTGCCTGCACCTGCCCGTAGTCAGCAAAAGCGTGTACCCCAAAGAAGGCCTGCAATTCGACTTCAAGGCCGACGAAAGTTCCGGGCAGCGCGTACTAACGGGTCACGATAACGGCCTCATTACCATTAATATCGCTGAGGCCGATACTATTGAGCGCGAGCAGGCCCGGCAGTCGATGAATGAGGTGTACCGCACATTGCTCGGCCACTTCCGGCACGAGGTGGGCCACTACTACTGGGACCGCCTCCTTGCCGACTCGCCCAACCTGGCCGGCTTTCGGCACCTATTTGGCGATGAGCAGCTAGACTACGGCGAGGCGCTCAAAATGCACTACGCCCAGGGCGCCCCGCCCGACTGGCCGCAGCACTACATCAGCGCCTACGCCAGCAGCCACCCCTGGGAGGACTGGGCCGAAACCTGGGCCCATTACCTGCACATTCTCGACACGCTGCAAACGGCCCACGCCTTCGGCCTGCGCCTCGACCCGCTCGACGCGGCCCCTAGCCAGGGCCTGCGCGCCGCCATGCAAGACCCTTATCAAGTAGCCGACTTTGGGCAGATTATGGCCATGTGGCTGCCCCTGACCTTCGCCATGAACAGCCTCAACCGCAGCATGGGCCAGCCCGACCCGTACCCCTTCATCATCAGCCCGGCGGTGGCCGATAAACTGGCGTTTATCCACAAAGTAGCCGGTGGCCGCGGGGGGCTAGCCCCGGCCCAGCAGCTCAGCCAATAG
- a CDS encoding phosphatase — MHAPVHHRRLALIDMGTNTFHLLIVEDQPGQPPHVLVRTKVGVRLGEGGISKGEIAPLPYARALQTVRGFKEEIELHQVTEVRATATSAMRVSRNGPDLVRDILDSTGIQVEVIPGNREAELIAKGIRQAVPLGQAKHLLMDIGGGSVEFIIANEDTIFWKQSFEIGAQRLLDKFFPDPSGVFPREQVQAELEYLADKLAPLTAAVAEHGPLASLVGSSGSFDTLADLSVGQVRREADLPPSTPLPLADFEQHFAQLLTLDHDGRVALPGMFPMRADMLVVASIIVKYVLTTYGLTQITTSAFALKEGLLAELLGRG, encoded by the coding sequence ATGCACGCCCCCGTTCATCACCGCCGGCTAGCCCTTATCGACATGGGTACCAATACCTTCCACCTGCTGATTGTGGAAGACCAGCCGGGCCAGCCGCCGCACGTGCTGGTGCGCACCAAGGTGGGTGTGCGCCTGGGAGAGGGCGGCATCAGCAAGGGCGAAATTGCGCCCCTGCCCTACGCCCGCGCCCTGCAAACGGTGCGTGGCTTCAAGGAAGAAATTGAACTGCACCAGGTGACGGAGGTGCGCGCCACGGCCACCAGCGCCATGCGCGTCTCGCGCAACGGCCCCGACCTAGTGCGCGACATCCTGGACAGCACCGGCATTCAGGTTGAAGTAATTCCGGGCAACCGCGAAGCCGAGCTCATTGCCAAGGGCATCCGGCAGGCCGTGCCGCTCGGCCAGGCCAAGCACTTGCTGATGGACATCGGCGGCGGCTCGGTCGAGTTTATTATCGCCAACGAGGACACCATTTTCTGGAAGCAGAGCTTCGAAATCGGCGCCCAGCGCCTGCTCGACAAGTTTTTCCCCGACCCGAGCGGCGTGTTTCCACGCGAGCAGGTGCAGGCCGAGCTTGAATACCTGGCCGACAAGCTGGCGCCGCTCACCGCCGCCGTGGCCGAGCACGGCCCGCTGGCCAGTCTGGTGGGCAGTTCGGGCAGTTTCGACACCCTGGCCGACCTCAGCGTGGGCCAAGTGCGCCGCGAGGCCGACCTGCCGCCCAGCACGCCGCTGCCGCTGGCCGATTTTGAGCAGCATTTCGCCCAGCTCCTCACCCTCGACCACGACGGCCGCGTGGCCCTGCCCGGTATGTTCCCGATGCGCGCCGATATGCTGGTGGTAGCCAGCATTATCGTGAAGTATGTGCTGACTACCTACGGTTTAACGCAGATTACGACTTCCGCCTTTGCCCTTAAGGAAGGCCTATTGGCTGAGCTGCTGGGCCGGGGCTAG
- a CDS encoding class I SAM-dependent methyltransferase yields MYDFLTTSPWPDYALLDSGNFQKLERFGKYVLARPEPQAIWDAHLPASEWQQADATFARAPGSTEKGQWSLKKGMPEQWVIAYERPDGLRLKFRLGLSSFKHVGLFPEQDPNWQFIYNQTKARRAQLPRVLNLFAYTGAATLAARAAGADVTHLDSVKQVNFWARDNMEASQLDGVRWLVEDAMKYVRREVKRGSKYQGLILDPPAYGRGPNGEKWQLEDELNELLKLSQQLLDPEDHFFVVNLYSLGFSALILDNLTQAIFPGKKAVRELGEIYLHDAGQHKLPLGTFCRFATSHKH; encoded by the coding sequence GTGTACGATTTTCTTACTACCTCCCCCTGGCCCGACTATGCGCTGCTTGACTCCGGCAATTTTCAGAAGCTCGAGCGCTTTGGCAAGTACGTGCTGGCCCGCCCCGAGCCGCAGGCCATCTGGGATGCGCACCTGCCCGCCAGCGAGTGGCAGCAGGCCGATGCCACCTTTGCCCGCGCCCCCGGCAGCACCGAAAAGGGCCAGTGGAGCCTGAAAAAAGGCATGCCCGAGCAGTGGGTTATTGCCTACGAGCGCCCCGACGGCCTGCGGCTGAAGTTCCGGCTAGGGCTGTCGTCGTTCAAGCACGTGGGCCTCTTCCCCGAGCAGGACCCGAATTGGCAATTCATTTATAACCAGACCAAGGCGCGCCGGGCCCAGCTGCCGCGCGTGCTCAATCTGTTTGCCTACACCGGCGCGGCGACCCTGGCGGCCCGCGCCGCCGGCGCCGACGTGACGCACCTCGACTCGGTGAAGCAGGTCAACTTCTGGGCCCGCGACAATATGGAGGCTAGCCAGCTCGATGGGGTGCGCTGGCTCGTGGAAGACGCCATGAAATACGTGCGCCGCGAGGTGAAGCGCGGCAGCAAGTACCAGGGCCTCATCCTGGACCCGCCCGCCTACGGCCGCGGCCCCAACGGCGAAAAGTGGCAGCTCGAAGATGAGCTGAATGAGCTGCTCAAGCTCAGCCAGCAGCTCCTCGACCCGGAAGACCATTTCTTCGTGGTGAATTTGTACTCGCTGGGCTTCTCGGCGCTGATACTGGACAACCTGACCCAGGCCATTTTCCCGGGCAAAAAGGCCGTGCGCGAGCTGGGCGAGATATACCTGCACGATGCCGGCCAGCACAAGCTGCCGCTGGGCACGTTCTGCCGGTTTGCCACTTCGCACAAACACTAA
- a CDS encoding Dps family protein — MPTTAQAKEAKPTLLHTPSDLSETGRAKLSDSLNLLVSDLFALYLKTKNYHWHMSGRHFRDYHLLLDEQADQIFAITDDVAERVRKLGFPTIHSIGEIGRKQRVKDNDDIFENPLDMLIDLQNENRNLVHNMRATHEIADEIKDVATASLLEVYIDEAERRAWFLFEASREIN, encoded by the coding sequence ATGCCTACCACCGCTCAAGCCAAAGAAGCGAAGCCTACTTTGCTGCACACGCCGTCAGACCTCAGCGAAACCGGCCGCGCCAAACTCAGCGACAGCCTGAACCTGCTGGTTTCGGACCTGTTTGCGCTCTACCTCAAGACCAAGAACTACCACTGGCACATGAGCGGTCGCCACTTCCGCGACTATCACCTGCTGCTGGATGAGCAGGCCGACCAGATTTTTGCCATCACCGACGACGTAGCCGAGCGCGTGCGTAAGCTGGGCTTTCCGACCATTCACTCGATTGGCGAAATCGGCCGCAAGCAGCGCGTGAAAGACAACGACGACATCTTCGAGAACCCCCTCGATATGCTCATCGACCTGCAAAACGAAAACCGCAACCTCGTGCACAACATGCGTGCAACCCACGAAATCGCCGATGAAATCAAGGACGTAGCTACCGCTAGCCTGCTCGAAGTGTACATCGACGAGGCCGAGCGCCGCGCCTGGTTCCTGTTCGAGGCTAGCCGCGAAATCAACTAA
- the galB gene encoding beta-galactosidase GalB: MPRAKPLAAALLLAASLPAAAQSRQETLLNTNWKFTKGDQPNGAKPEFNDAKWQTVRIPHDWAITGPFDGKNDAQVVKIEQNGEKEASLKSGRTGGLPFVGVGWYRRQLTVPALGKNGQAVLLFDGAMSNARVFVNGKEAMFWPYGYNSFSVDITPFLRAGGPNTLAVRLENQTEASRWYPGAGLYRNVHLITTQGAHVPVWGTYLTTPEVSATAAKVKLKTQVVAAGLTGLKLQTDLRDAAGRVVASATTPVSGTEVEQEFTVASPRLWSPETPALYTAESKLVAGSAVQDTYKTPFGIRTFKFEKGKGFSLNGQPRKFKGVCNHHDLGPLGTAINVAALRHQLVLLKGMGCDAIRTSHNMPAPELMTLCDELGFMVMVESFDEWKSPKVKNGYSQYFDQWVEKDLTNMVHRDRNHPSAIMWSIGNEVPDQSSPNGPEIAKRLQDLVHREDPTRPVTMGMDRYDDDFKYGIAAVLDIPGFNYKPMRYADAITKLPQGFLLGSETASTVSSRGVYKFPAVLAKDKQYPDNQSSSYDLEACRWSQIPDIEFAAQDDLPYAIGEFVWTGFDYLGEPTPYDEKWPSHSSYFGIIDLAGQPKDRYYLYRARWNPGQPTVHLLPHWTWPGREGQPTPVFCYTNGASAELFVNGKSQGRQTKATTGATDPQTRYRLEWKDVVYQPGSIKVVAYDAQGKILGTEEVRTAGAPHHIKLVADHTRLAADGEDLAYLTARVEDAQGNLCPDATNQLHFTVTGAGKFRAVGNGDATNLEPFQQPQMHAFQGQLVAIVQASEAAGAVQVKASAPGLKDGTVQLTTSK, translated from the coding sequence ATGCCCCGTGCCAAACCCCTAGCTGCGGCGCTGCTGCTAGCCGCTAGCCTCCCTGCCGCCGCCCAAAGCCGCCAGGAAACGCTACTCAATACCAATTGGAAATTCACGAAAGGTGACCAGCCCAACGGCGCCAAGCCGGAATTCAACGACGCCAAGTGGCAGACGGTGCGCATTCCGCACGACTGGGCCATCACGGGGCCATTCGATGGCAAGAATGATGCGCAGGTAGTGAAGATTGAGCAAAACGGTGAAAAGGAGGCTAGCCTGAAATCGGGCCGCACCGGCGGCTTGCCCTTCGTGGGCGTGGGCTGGTACCGGCGGCAGCTCACGGTGCCGGCGCTGGGCAAAAATGGCCAGGCCGTGCTGCTCTTCGACGGCGCCATGAGCAATGCCCGCGTGTTTGTCAACGGCAAGGAAGCCATGTTCTGGCCCTATGGCTACAACTCGTTTTCGGTTGATATCACGCCTTTCTTGCGCGCCGGCGGCCCCAACACCCTAGCCGTGCGCCTCGAAAACCAAACCGAAGCCTCGCGCTGGTATCCCGGCGCGGGATTATACCGCAACGTGCACCTTATCACCACGCAGGGCGCGCACGTGCCGGTGTGGGGCACCTACCTCACCACGCCCGAGGTATCGGCCACTGCGGCCAAGGTGAAGCTCAAAACGCAGGTGGTGGCCGCCGGCCTGACGGGCCTGAAGCTGCAAACCGACTTGCGCGACGCCGCCGGCCGGGTAGTAGCCAGCGCTACTACGCCGGTTTCGGGCACCGAGGTCGAGCAGGAGTTTACGGTGGCTAGCCCCAGATTATGGTCGCCCGAAACGCCGGCTCTGTACACTGCCGAGTCGAAGCTGGTGGCCGGCAGCGCGGTGCAGGATACGTACAAAACGCCGTTTGGCATCCGCACTTTCAAGTTCGAGAAGGGCAAAGGCTTCTCGCTCAATGGGCAGCCGCGCAAGTTTAAGGGCGTGTGCAATCACCACGACCTCGGGCCGCTGGGCACGGCCATCAACGTGGCGGCGCTGCGCCACCAGCTTGTGCTGCTCAAAGGCATGGGCTGCGACGCCATCCGCACTTCGCACAACATGCCCGCGCCCGAGCTGATGACGCTGTGCGACGAGCTGGGTTTTATGGTGATGGTGGAGTCGTTTGACGAGTGGAAGTCACCGAAGGTGAAGAACGGCTATAGTCAGTACTTCGACCAATGGGTGGAGAAGGACCTGACCAATATGGTGCACCGCGACCGCAACCACCCGAGCGCCATTATGTGGAGCATCGGCAACGAAGTGCCCGACCAGAGCAGCCCCAACGGCCCCGAAATCGCCAAGCGCCTGCAAGACCTTGTGCACCGCGAAGACCCCACGCGCCCCGTCACGATGGGCATGGACCGCTACGACGACGACTTCAAGTACGGCATTGCCGCCGTACTCGACATTCCGGGCTTCAACTACAAGCCCATGCGCTACGCCGACGCCATCACCAAGCTGCCGCAGGGCTTTCTGCTGGGTTCCGAAACGGCGTCTACCGTCAGCTCGCGGGGCGTGTATAAATTCCCGGCCGTGCTGGCCAAGGACAAGCAATACCCGGATAATCAGTCGTCCTCCTACGATTTGGAGGCTTGCCGCTGGTCACAGATTCCCGACATCGAGTTCGCGGCCCAGGACGACCTGCCGTATGCCATCGGCGAGTTTGTGTGGACGGGCTTCGACTACCTCGGCGAGCCCACGCCCTACGACGAGAAGTGGCCCTCGCACAGCTCTTACTTCGGCATTATCGACCTGGCCGGCCAGCCCAAGGACCGCTACTACCTCTACCGCGCCCGCTGGAACCCTGGCCAGCCCACCGTGCACCTGCTGCCGCACTGGACCTGGCCCGGCCGCGAAGGCCAGCCCACGCCCGTCTTCTGCTACACCAACGGCGCCTCGGCCGAGCTCTTCGTGAACGGCAAAAGCCAGGGCCGCCAAACCAAAGCCACCACCGGCGCCACCGACCCGCAAACCCGCTACCGCCTGGAGTGGAAAGACGTGGTGTACCAGCCCGGCAGCATCAAAGTAGTGGCCTACGATGCGCAGGGCAAAATCCTTGGCACCGAAGAAGTACGCACCGCTGGCGCGCCCCACCATATCAAGCTCGTGGCCGACCACACCCGGCTAGCCGCCGACGGCGAAGACCTCGCCTACCTCACCGCCCGCGTCGAAGACGCGCAGGGCAACCTCTGCCCCGACGCCACCAACCAGCTGCATTTCACCGTGACGGGCGCCGGTAAGTTTCGGGCCGTCGGCAACGGCGATGCCACCAACCTGGAGCCCTTCCAGCAGCCGCAGATGCACGCCTTTCAGGGGCAGCTGGTGGCCATTGTGCAGGCTAGCGAGGCAGCCGGCGCCGTGCAGGTAAAGGCCTCGGCGCCGGGCCTGAAGGACGGCACCGTGCAGCTGACTACCAGCAAGTAG
- a CDS encoding penicillin-binding protein 2, producing the protein MRRKSAGWPQLLVALSGLAVAACAGPDAPTAPAEDYLQCREVYMPVRGRLYDRNGTLLITNEVVYTLSLPRGAPLDTVAVNSLMGWPAGALQARVFAARLPAVPPHRRILVADSTGFIAPDTAKPKPAPPRVQRWPVELVLTKPEADSLRRHAREYPGLVVRRWRVRANVASLAAPVLGYQPAAAQPFLYLAQRLDHGRYYRLRNSGLEGYYNALLAGHRGAYHPLTDGHGRVHGRWAADTTFQQGQDLHLSLDAKLQAYAERLLGERRGYVVALDPATGEILACVSAPTYDPAVLTAPGRNAERRALLLDDENRPLLNRPTVQAQPPGSVFKLVNAAVALQLGAVTANTPFPCDQSLINCVHPHPMARNLTMALKYSCNPYFYQVLRTVVEPRPDSAATLADTVAQRHAHLTAWRRYVRSFGLDTLLGVDLAREQPGFLPTAAYYDKARRTKNWNFKSIYSLSIGQGEINLTGLQTANVLAIIANRGWFITPHFVRSIGASGRPLPRFTARHRTLVDSANLAALVPGMVAAMQHGGTAELASLADVGITVAGKTGTVQNDEGDDHATFAGFAPAIKPRIVVAVYIENAGFGGLSAAPFAALLMEKYLKGHIAPKRKKWENWLRCGDLASQGH; encoded by the coding sequence TTGCGAAGAAAATCTGCGGGCTGGCCCCAACTGCTCGTGGCCCTGAGCGGGCTAGCGGTGGCGGCCTGTGCCGGCCCGGACGCGCCCACTGCCCCGGCCGAAGACTACCTCCAATGCCGCGAGGTGTACATGCCCGTGCGCGGCCGGCTCTACGACCGCAACGGCACGCTGCTGATAACCAACGAGGTAGTTTATACGCTCAGCCTGCCCAGAGGCGCGCCGCTCGATACCGTTGCCGTTAATAGCCTAATGGGCTGGCCAGCCGGCGCGTTGCAGGCGCGCGTGTTTGCCGCTCGCCTGCCGGCTGTGCCGCCCCACCGCCGCATCTTGGTGGCCGACTCTACCGGCTTTATTGCCCCCGATACGGCTAAGCCTAAGCCCGCCCCGCCGCGCGTGCAGCGCTGGCCCGTGGAGCTAGTCCTCACCAAGCCCGAGGCCGACAGCCTGCGCCGCCACGCCCGCGAATATCCCGGCCTGGTGGTGCGCCGCTGGCGGGTGCGCGCCAACGTGGCTAGCCTGGCCGCGCCGGTGCTGGGCTACCAGCCGGCCGCCGCTCAGCCGTTTCTGTACCTGGCCCAGCGGCTCGACCACGGCCGCTACTACCGCCTGCGCAACAGCGGCCTCGAAGGCTACTACAATGCGCTGCTGGCCGGCCACCGGGGCGCCTACCACCCGCTCACCGATGGCCACGGCCGCGTGCACGGCCGCTGGGCCGCCGACACGACGTTTCAGCAAGGCCAGGACCTGCACCTGAGTCTCGACGCCAAGCTGCAAGCCTACGCCGAGCGCCTGCTGGGCGAGCGCCGCGGCTACGTGGTGGCCCTCGACCCCGCCACCGGCGAAATTCTGGCCTGCGTATCGGCCCCCACCTACGACCCCGCCGTGCTCACCGCCCCCGGCCGCAATGCCGAGCGCCGGGCCCTGCTGCTCGACGACGAAAACCGGCCCCTGCTCAACCGCCCCACCGTGCAGGCCCAGCCACCGGGCTCGGTGTTCAAGCTCGTGAATGCGGCCGTGGCCTTGCAGCTGGGGGCCGTCACGGCCAACACGCCGTTTCCCTGCGACCAGTCGCTCATCAACTGCGTGCACCCGCACCCGATGGCCCGCAACCTCACGATGGCGCTCAAGTACAGCTGCAATCCGTACTTCTACCAGGTGCTGCGGACGGTGGTCGAACCCCGGCCCGACTCGGCCGCCACGCTGGCCGATACCGTGGCCCAGCGCCACGCTCACCTCACGGCTTGGCGGCGCTACGTGCGCTCGTTTGGGCTCGACACGCTGCTTGGGGTAGACCTGGCCCGCGAGCAGCCCGGCTTCCTGCCCACGGCGGCGTATTATGACAAAGCCCGGCGCACGAAGAACTGGAATTTTAAATCCATCTACTCGCTCAGCATCGGGCAGGGCGAAATCAACCTCACCGGCCTGCAAACGGCCAATGTGCTGGCCATCATTGCTAATCGGGGCTGGTTTATTACGCCTCATTTTGTGCGCAGCATCGGGGCTAGCGGCCGGCCGCTGCCGCGCTTCACCGCGCGCCACCGCACCCTGGTCGATAGCGCCAACCTGGCCGCCCTCGTGCCCGGTATGGTAGCCGCTATGCAGCACGGCGGCACCGCCGAGCTGGCTAGCCTCGCCGACGTGGGCATCACGGTAGCTGGCAAAACCGGCACCGTGCAAAACGACGAGGGCGACGACCACGCCACCTTCGCCGGCTTTGCGCCGGCCATTAAGCCCCGGATTGTGGTGGCCGTGTACATCGAAAACGCGGGCTTTGGCGGGTTGTCGGCGGCGCCTTTTGCAGCCCTGCTCATGGAGAAATACCTGAAGGGCCACATTGCCCCCAAGCGCAAAAAATGGGAAAACTGGCTGCGCTGCGGCGACCTGGCTAGCCAGGGGCACTGA